The following DNA comes from Capsicum annuum cultivar UCD-10X-F1 chromosome 7, UCD10Xv1.1, whole genome shotgun sequence.
NNNNNNNNNNNNNNNNNNNNNNNNNNNNNNNNNNNNNNNNNNNNNNNNNNNNNNNNNNNNNNNNNNNNNNNNNNNNNNNNNNNNNNNNNNNNNNNNNNNNNNNNNNNNNNNNNNNNNNNNNNNNNNNNNNNNNNNNNNNNNNNNNNNNNNNNNNNNNNNNNNNNNNNNNNNNNNNNNNNNNNNNNNNNNNNNNNNNNNNNNNNNNNNNNNNNNNNNNNNNNNNNNNNNNNNNNNNNNNNNNNNNNNNNNNNNNNNNNNNNNNNNNNNNNNNNNNNNNNNNNNNNNNNNNNNNNNNNNNNNNNNNNNNNNNNNNNNNNNNNNNNNNNNNNNNNNNNNNNNNNNNNNNNNNNNNNNNNNNNNNNNNNNNNNNNNNNNNNNNNNNNNNNNNNNNNNNNNNNNNNNNNNNNNNNNNNNNNNNNNNNNNNNNNNNNNNNNNNNNNNNNNNNNNNNNNNNNNNNNNNNNNNNNNNNNNNNNNNNNNNNNNNNNNNNNNNNNNNNNNNNNNNNNNNNNNNNNNNNNNNNNNNNNNNNNNNNNNNacgtagtattcttccttttttctactaaatatattttttattgttggtattttgaatattttttctacacttagatctaactcttttccttttatttcgtcaaatatattattatcaaatattattttttgatcagttccttcttcatttaaatattcttcctttgttattatttttttatcttcttcagttatttggtttatttttatattttcttcagtcatttgattcatctaaatcactatctatttcattatctgtttcattttttgaaaatttatatatactatcttcactttctaattcataatctatataatctatctgcatatattctatattttctatttttatttctgatatttatttcttttttggggttttaggcattttacaatctctaactaaatgtcctagttttccacaattataacaagtacattcttttatagatttatttttcctatatggtcttttatgtttataattttttacataatatctttttcttggtttcttatatttatattttgattttttgtatttctttatgtctttttcttttcttataatatctttattcacatccaaattgaggtgctattttatctttgcaacatgctaaattttttattaatgtttttttcatttttatttcttctctatatttttcacatagatttctataccattgttgtaaaaattttattcttgctcctagggtatctactatttttgcttcatcccaactttttattatttttgaactaaatggttcaggtaatttgctaaaatataatcttcttatttctttactttcttctgtattataagttcccttataataatattctttaaatgcgcacgtatattcatctatatagcacatattacatatttctaattttaacattaaattcctattcatatctttttctttattttgttcttcttcttctattgttatactgctaaattcatctcttgtagctacttcatattttttcaatgtttctgttggtgatattttagtagttgttgatgttccttctgttttattatcagatcttagtacttttttacttgcttcggctaggtttaaaaaccataattttactgttcctattaatgtcctttctatatattctagtgtatttgttgtatctatattattatctaataattgttttgacatgtatcctgcccataattgtattgttttatttgtgtctattatacagtctaaatctaaaagttataatttttattaattatttgttttggtgtccatttgtagtattcatttttaggttatattttttaaacttatctttataataatatgtaggttttcttatttctgatgtactaggtattatattttcatcgtcttctttattaagagtatttatttctgtgtttgtattttctaaattttctttattaattacttatttttttttattaatttctaacttttctatatttgttaagatttccatatatgtttcactaccttccgaatcataattatctgtttcttcaacatctattgtatttatttctaattcactggtttcgaattttttattttttatttctaatttttctttgaattaatttatctcgtttagtaatttttgttctttatcttttttcttttttttctttctgtcttttttcatacatgtcttttagcatttgtagttctttttctagttCAACAatcttgttatttttagtttcttctattttttgtatttcttctttattttttttcttagtctttgtaattcgtgtatattattttgaaggtattctaaatattctatatcttttgttctaaaatattcaattaaattctcttttataagtatttctgttaatcttatttcttccatatcttgtctccaatattttaaatattcatagtttatcattttatcctaaagtagttgtaatactgcaaatttctttgtaataatttattctaattgtactatatctgatattaaattctaggttatctattttgttaattatcctgtctttttcttctatgaataattctatgtctaaatcatattctaaactgtcttttaattctagttgtttcatggttttatctatccaaattagtCTCCCACAAGTTTCTTGTTATTCGATATCTCAATTTCTGTAATTGCTAATTTGtcatttttatgctttaattatCACATTTTGTGTTGTTGTAGCTATCGTtttgaatacttggtcatgctTTATAtaagattttatcataatttcttcatttatgtaattattttttcaaattgttCTGAATTATTTTTTTCTGAGTTGAGCATTTAACAAAATAACCTTTAAAGAAAAGATTAGTGCATACTTGCTCTTCCTAGATTCTAGAGAGGTCTCTGTGAGATTACATTGAGTGTGCTATTATTGCTTATCAAAGTTTGGTATATcaaatgtatttaaaaaaaatgccCACTTTTAACAAGCTTAAAGAACCAAAATTGTTCATCTAATACTTGAGTGTATTTTAAACTTACAATTTAGATATGAGTGATTATTTTGAACTTACGACTAAGataaaaggattatttttatcatttcacTCATATTTTATACACACTTATGTAGTACTTTTTCATGTACTCTCTCTTCCTTTTCTCCCTTTTCCTCttcgttttaaaaaaataataaactataataaaaaaatagccCATTAATCAGGTATATATCAAaaaattttggattaaaaaaatcaaaccaaatcgtattgaatttgaattacaaaaaaagaaaaattgaaccaAATTAGTACAGTTGGATGTTCAATGCAACATCTTTTGCTATAGCCTAAACTCgaaaaatcaaattaaagaaTTGAACTAGCGTAATCACACAAGCGAGatctgaaaaaaatatattgtacACATATCTAATCCTTatcttgaaaaataaagagaCTATTTTTGATAACATGTCAACATATACAATAGTGCTCCCTTTCAACAAACCTAAAGAACCCAACTTGTTCATAAAATACTTGAATGACTATTTTAAAACTACAGCGAAAGATAAAGCACCATTTCTATCATTTCTCTCACATTTCAACCCACCCCTCGCATAGTCCTTTCTCAATCTTATCGAACCAAAAACTAGCCCATTAACCAAGtctatatcaaaaaaattaagatcgtattgaatttcaaaagaaattgaaaaatcaaacataatTAGTGTAATTCTGTTGATGCATCCTTTttatcaaaaccaaaaatcaagaAGTTTAGAAATCGAATCGAAGAATTAAATGAGTGTAATAGCCAAAGTCAACATATATACAAATAGTGCTCACTTCTAACAATCTCAATAACCAAACTTGTTCTTAAAAATACTTGAGTGACTACTTTGTATCTACAACTAAAATAAAGGACTATTTCTATCATTTCTCTCACACACCACCTGCTCCTTTCTCAATCCTATCGAAACCCACACTCACACTTCCACTTCCACTTTAACCTTCTTCGCTTCCCTCAAATTTCTAAAAATGAGTATTTGATCCctatattaaaaaaagtaaagaggCTATTTTCAATAGCATGTCGACTTAAAAGAACTAAAGTTGCTCATAAAATACTGGAGTAGCTATTTTGAAACTACAACAAAAGATAAATACTaccatttctctctctctcacatTTCACCCCCCACCCCCCCTGCCACCCCAAAGTCCTTTCCTCAATCTTATCAAAACCCACACTCACACTTCCTCTCTAACTTCTTCATTTCTCCTTCCTCCCCCAAAACCCTAAAAATGGAACATCCATTCTTCATAAATGGCCCACCAACAAACCGATCTGAAGCTTTACGTTGGCTATCAATCGCCGAGAAACTTCTCACTAATCGTGACCTCGTTGGTAGCAAGTCCTTCGCAACGCGCGCTCGGGAATCTGATCCCTCGTTAGCTCATCCCATAGACCAAATACTCTCAATCGTTGATACGTTAACAGCTGGAGACAAGCGCATCAACAATCATCACTTCGATTACTATTCCATCCTCCAAGTGCCTCCCAATCAGACTCAGAATTTCGAGTTTATAGCAGATCAGTATCGACGTTTTGCTCTGCTATTGAACCCGCAGAATAATACCTTTCCGTTTTCGGATCAGGCTTTTGGTCTCGTCGTTGATGCTTTTTCGGTCCTTTCAGATCCGATGAGGAAGAGTATGTATGATAAAGAATTGGGGTTCTTTATTAATCTTTATCCTGTTGCTGCTGCGTCTGCTGCGTCCGTACCGACGTCGGTGAGCTTCGTTCAGCAACAGCAGCAGCAACCACAGCATAGTGGTAGTGCTTACGGTCATATGCAAGGGTCGAATACTGCAGACCAACTGTTTGTTAATATGCCTAGCCAAGATTCACAAGGGAGCTTCAGTAGAGATCCGCAAACTGGAATTTCTTCTATGCCAATGCCCGTGACATTTATGGGAAGCTCGGGTTCGGAGCAAGAAcaacagcagcagcagcaacaaccACCTGTAATGTCTATGAGGCAACAACAAGCACAACAGCAGCAACAGCCACCAGTGAGTTCTCTTTCGTTTTCGAACATTGATGAACAGCCTGctacattcttgaatttgaaccAACCACAGCCGGTGAGTTCTGAGAGAAGCTTGAATAGAGAAAACCCGCCACCATTTGGTATTGGGTTGAGCTCGACTCGAGGGAGAGAGCCTGAGGTGGTTTCTGTTGAGCAGCAGCGCGGGAAGCAACAGCCCCCGGAACGAAGAAATGAGAATGTGGTGGGGAATAATGAAAATACTAGAGCTGCTAGTACTAGTAACAATAATGTGAAGGAGAAAGAAGGCAGAGTAGATGGATCAGAGAGTAGGAATATACCGAGTTTTTGGACTGCGTGTCCGTATTGTTATGTTATGCATGAGTACCCTTTGGAGTATGTTGATTGTACACTAAAGTGTCAAAATTGTAGGAGGGCTTTTCAAGCTGTTAAGGTTGCTGCTCCGCCGATTGTTGATGGCAAAGAAGCTTATTTCTGTTGTTGGGGGTTCATGCCTTTAGGATTTTCTGTGGAGAGTTATCAGAGAAGTAGAAATAATGTCTCAAGCTGGTCTCCGTTTTCGCCCATGTTTGCTGTTCCGAGCTCTGGGGTAAATGAAGGGAGGAAAGCAAATAATCATGCTGTTGGGGGACAGGGTAATGTGAGTACCTATGGCAATTTGCATAATGCTGGTGGGTCGAGAAGTCGGGCTGGACGAAAGCAGTCTGCTCCAAGGATGATTTACagtgatgatgatgacgacgacGACGATGTACTTGTTGACATATCGGAGGTACTTTCTGATGATGCTTGATATATTGGAGGTCCTTTCTTAGAGATACTACTCTAAGGTAGAGAAAGGTAAATTCTTGAGGTAGTTAAGTAGTAGGAGAAGGAAAGAGAATCAAGCCTTTcattttcacttcaaaaacttATCTTTTCATTAGTTTTCTTTGATTATCGTGTCAATATCTAGTCTAGTTGGTTAAGGTACTTAGCTCTCATCCTAGAGACCCGGGTTCAAGTCCCTGCAACGGGAGAACTCTTAACGACTTTCTTGATCCGAGGGTATTATCGGAGACAACGTCTCCAACCTACAAAGGTAGGGTAAGGTCTGCTTATACCccaccttccccagaccccatgTGCGGGACTCTGCAGTGTATGTGTTGTATCGTGATGATATGTTGTTAGCTTCTGTTGGCTTTAGTTATTCTCTTATGAAGTAAACTTTGTGATTGAGGAGTAGATGAAACTAATCTGTAACTTATTTCATTAGCTCAATACAATTGGCTTCAAAGATGATtgttcttttgattttcaattttccattATTTAATTGTTTCTGTATATTGGCTTTCATAGTGAATGAGCAAAGAaatattagttggtttgagagAAATGGATTGTATTACCTTAAATTTAGCACCGGATAAGGATAGGAGTTTGACTGGAATATTAGTTGTTAGTATAAGGATAGT
Coding sequences within:
- the LOC107853225 gene encoding uncharacterized protein LOC107853225, which encodes MEHPFFINGPPTNRSEALRWLSIAEKLLTNRDLVGSKSFATRARESDPSLAHPIDQILSIVDTLTAGDKRINNHHFDYYSILQVPPNQTQNFEFIADQYRRFALLLNPQNNTFPFSDQAFGLVVDAFSVLSDPMRKSMYDKELGFFINLYPVAAASAASVPTSVSFVQQQQQQPQHSGSAYGHMQGSNTADQLFVNMPSQDSQGSFSRDPQTGISSMPMPVTFMGSSGSEQEQQQQQQQPPVMSMRQQQAQQQQQPPVSSLSFSNIDEQPATFLNLNQPQPVSSERSLNRENPPPFGIGLSSTRGREPEVVSVEQQRGKQQPPERRNENVVGNNENTRAASTSNNNVKEKEGRVDGSESRNIPSFWTACPYCYVMHEYPLEYVDCTLKCQNCRRAFQAVKVAAPPIVDGKEAYFCCWGFMPLGFSVESYQRSRNNVSSWSPFSPMFAVPSSGVNEGRKANNHAVGGQGNVSTYGNLHNAGGSRSRAGRKQSAPRMIYSDDDDDDDDVLVDISEVLSDDA